The Halococcus salifodinae DSM 8989 nucleotide sequence ATATCTCGATGGTGTCGCCGAGATCGGGCGCGGCAGCATCGATCCCCTCGTCCTGCAGCTCCGCCGCGAACGCCTCGCACCGATCGCCGTGGTTGACGAGCACCTGGCTGTCGCGGTACGAATCGAGGTAGTCGAACAGTCCATCACGATCGGCGTGTGCGGAGAAGTCGTACTGCTCGACCTGGGCGCTGACCGGCATCCGGCGGCCGTCGATCTCGGCACTCCCGGTGTCGAGCAGGTCGCGGCCCGGCGTCCCCTCGACCTGGTAGCCGGTGAGCGCGATCTTGTTCACCGGATGGCCGGAGATCGCGGGGATGTACGTCATCGCGGGCCCGCCCGACAGCATCCCGCTGGTGGTGACGATCGCGGTCGACTGCTCGGCGATCCGCTTTCGCTGGCCGTCTCGCCCCGTGACGAATCTGGCGTGGCTCGTGGCTCGCTGGAGCGCGTCGGCGTCGCGGACGAACTCGGGATACTGGCGGAGCATCTCCGTCACTCCCTGGCCCATCCCGTCGACGTAACACGGGATGTCGTACTCCGAACAGACGAGTAACAGCTCCTGAGTGCGACCGATCGCGAACGCCGGGATCACCACCGTCCCGCCCTCCCACAGCGTCGTCCGGACGCTCTCGACGAACCGCTCCTCGACCGCGGCACGGTCCTCATGCTCGACGTCCGAGTACGTGCTCTCACAGAGCACCACGTCCGCATCCGGACGTGCGGTGGTTGGCGGAACGAGCCGCTGTCCGCCGACGGACGCCTCGATCTCGTTCGTGCGATCTCCAACACTGCCGTCGTTCTGTGACGTTCCGGTGTGGAAATCCCCCGTGTAGAGCAGGCTGGTGTCGCCGTCATCCACGAGGACGTGCGCGCTACCGGGAATGTGGCCCGCGTCGAAGAACGTCACCGCGTGGCCGGCGGCGGTGAACGACTCACGATAGCTGTGGGTCGTGGCGACTTCACTGACGCGTTTGAGGTCGGTCTCGGTGAACGGGCACCGATAGGAGCCGCCGTGGAGTTTGAGCGTGTCTCGCGCGAGGGTTCGGGCGAGCTCGCCGGTCGGTGGCGTCCAGTGGATCGAGGGGCGGGAATCACCCGAAAGCAGCCCAGGCACGACCCCGGCGTGGTCGAGGTGGCCATGCGAGACGACCACCGCTTCGGGATCGACCGATCCGACGGGAAACCCCGGCGGCGTGCCCGATCGCATCCCGTAATCGAGTAGAAGAGAGTCGTTGACGAGGACGGCGCTCCGACCGACCTCGCGAGCGCCCCCGAGAAAGCGGAGATCCATTGGGAGCACTACCCGTCGAACGGGTTTCGGCCCGTCGGTTCACAGCCGGCTGCACGCACCTCGTGATCGGCGAGAGTGACACTCGATCGTCTTTGTCCACCCCCGATCGCTTTCGTTCGCCCCTCGATCGGCTCGCCGTCCCCGAGACGAGTGGTCCATGATACCGACCCCCAATGAATAAGTACTCTCACCGATGATGATGTATGACGAAGTTTCGATGTATCCGATGGTCCCGCTCACGGCGCTCGTCATGCCGCTCCAGAGCGGTCTCGTTCCGGACGGCGGCCGCGACGAGATCTTTCAGACGATCTTCGTGTGGTTCCTGATCCTCGGGACGATCGTCGGGGTCGTCGTCATCGGGTACATGCTCTACAATGCGTACAAGTTCCGGGACCGCGGGGAGCGGGACGATGACGACGGTATCGACCGTCCCGAACTGGGTGAACTGCCCGAGGGTGGCGGTGGCGGGCGGAAGCTCGCGCTGTCGCTCCTGTTGAGCGCCGCCATCGTGATCTCGCTCATCACGTGGACGTACTTCGCGCTCGTGGACGTCGAAACCCGGGCGACCCAGACCGACGACAGTCTCAACGTGCAGGTCGAGGGGTTCCAGTTCGGCTGGGAGTTCATCTATCCGAACGGCAACACCTCCGAGACGCTCCGGGTGCCCGCAAACACGACGGTACAGCTCACCGTCACCTCGCGCGATGTCTTCCACAACTTCGGGATCCCGGCGTTCAAGATGAAGACCGACGCTCTCCCCGGCCAGACCACCGACACGTGGTTCCAGCCGAACGAGACCGGGACGTACCAGGCCCAGTGTTTCGAGCTCTGCGGCGCGGGCCACTCCGCGATGAACGCGAACGTGAGCGTGATGGAACCCGACGCGTACGAGCAGTGGTACGAAAACACCACTCCTGCGAACACCACGGGTAACGCTACTACGAACGCCACGACGGATAACGCGACAGCAACCAACGCCACCACAGGGAACGCGACGACGGCGAACAACGCGACGGCAGCGACCAACGGAACCACAGCAGCATGACCGATCGATCAGAACCGACGCCGGACGGGGGGTACGCGGGAGCGGGCGAGGAGCTCCCCGCGACGACCGACGACGGGGACCATGCGACGACTGAATCGCATGGACTGCCGCCGTACGGATCGGTCAAGCGGTGGCTCGTCACCACGAATCACAAGGACGTCGGCATCCTCTACACCGTGACTGCGCTCTTTTTCCTCGTGTTCGGGGGCGTTCTCGCACTCTTGATGCGGGTCCAGCTCTTCTCGCCTGGGTCGGGGGTCCTCAGCCCGATGGGGTACAACCAGACCGTCTCGACGCACGGCCTCATCATGGTGTTCTGGTTCCTCTCGCCGTTCGCGTTCGGCTTCGCGAACTACGTCGTCCCACTTCAGATCGGTGCGAAAGACCTCGCCTTCCCCCGATTGAACGCCCTCAGCTACTGGCTGTACCTCTTTTCGGGACTGTTGCTCGGCGTTTCGTTCTTCCAGGGCGGGACGTTCGCCGGCGGTTGGACGATGTACGCGCCGCTCAACATCCCGACCTACACGCCGAGCATCGGGGCCAGCACGGCGATCCTCGCACTCTTACTGTTCGTGGTGAGCGTCACCGTCTCGTCGGTGAACTTCCTGACCACGATGCACCGGATGCGCGCGGAGGGGCTGACCCTCCGACGACTCCCCCTCTTCACGTGGACCATTCTTCTGACTGTGTGGATGATGCTGTTCGCCTTCGCGGCGCTGCTCGCGGCGCTCGTGATCCTCTCGACGGACCGACTCGTCGGCACGACGTACTTCGCCGCCAGTAGCCCCGGTGGGTCGATCCTCTGGACCCATCTGTTCTGGTTTTTCGGCCATCCAGAGGTCTACATCGTTTTCTTCCCCGCGCTCGGCGTGATGGCGGAAACCTTCCAGACCTTCACCGGACGACGGATCGTGGGCCGGAAGTGGTTCATCGCCGCGATGGTACTGGTGGCGCTCCAGAGCTTCGTGGTCTGGATGCATCACATGTTCCTGACCTCGATCAACCTCCAGATCAAGACGCTCTTTATGGCGACCACCATCGGCATCTCCCTCCCCTTCGACCTGATGGTGTTCTCGCTGATCTACACCACGATCAAGGGGAAAGTGCGCTTTGCCACCCCCTTCCTGTTCACGTTCGGCGCGCTGATCCTGTTCATCGTTGGCGGGATCACGGGCGTCTTTCTGGGGGCTGTCGTGCTCGATTACCAGTTCCGGGGGACGTACTGGGTGGTCGCGCACTTCCACTACGTGATGGTCGGCGGCGTCACCGCGCTGATCGGCGGGCTCTACTACTGGTTCCCGAAGATGACCGGAAAGATGTACGACGAGTTCCTCGGGAAGGTCCACTTCGTCCTCTATTTCGTGGGGTTCAACCTGCTCTACTTCCCGATGTTCGTGGCGTGGGAGACCCCGCGTCGGGTGTTCGAGTACCCCGAGGCGCTCACGATCTGGCATCAGCTCGCCACGGTCGGCGGGTTCATTCTCGGAGCTTCGTTCCTCGTGATGTTCTACAATCTCACGAAGAGCCTCGTCGACGGCGAGGCCGCCACGGGCAACCCGTGGGCGTACTCGACCACCGCCGAGTGGGCGATCCCGTCGCCGCCACCGCTCGAGAACTTCCCCGGCGTCCCGAGCTACCGGAGTGGCTCGCTCGACTTCCTCGGTGGTTCGCCGGAGGTCGCTGACGGCGGTGAGGTTACCGACGGCGGCACGCTCACGACGCGTGACGATCACGCACACGAAGCGCACGCGGGAGAGCCCGAGAGCCACGCGAGCATCTGGCCGTTCGCGATCGGCGTCGGAGCCTTCTTCGTCTTCCTCGGACTGTCGGGTTTCCAGGAAGGGACTCTCGCACCCGGTTTCGCCGGCGGCATGTACCTCACGTTCGCGCTCGTCGGGACCGCGATCGGTGCGGTGTCGCTCGTGGCGCTCGGCCGCGAACGGTTCCACGCCCCGACGGGACCGTTCGGGGAGAGCTGGCCATTTGAGGCGGTCGAGAACACCAAGCTCGGCGTCTGGATCTTCCTCGCCTCCGATATCGTGCTGTTCGGTGCGTTCATCGGCTCGTACGTGTTCGTCCGGATTTCTGCGGGGTGGACCGGATGGGAGCTCGTCCCCGGCGATCCCATTCCGGGGCTGATGAACACCTACCTGCTCCTCACCAGCAGCTTCACCGTGATCCTCGCGCTGGTCGCGGCCGAGAAGCGAAATCGGTGGGGCGTGGTGGCGAGTCTGACCACCACGATCCTGCTCGGGATCGGCTTCCTCGTGAACAAGGGGCTCGAATGGAACCACCTCTTCCACGAGGGGATCGCGATCTCCTCGAACGTCCGCACGTCGACGTTCTTCCTCACCACGGGACTCCACGCCGCCCACGTCATCATCGGCCTGTTGATCGCGGTCTACATGCTCGTGCGGGCGTGGCGGGGGGCGTACCTGGACGACGAGCGCCCGCTCGAATACTTCGGGCTGTACTGGCATTTCGTCGACATCGTGTGGCTGTTCCTGTTCCCGCTGTTCTACATCCTGTGAGGTGATCACGCATGCCATCAACCAGACTCTACGCCGGGATCTACGTCGTGTTGTTCGTGTTCGCGACCGCCCAGGTCGCGTTCGAGTTCGTGGGGCTGCTCGAAAGCGCGTACTGGATCGCGTTCGGGGGGATCATCGTGCTCTCGCTGATCAAGGCGCTGTTCGTCGCGGGCTACTACCAGCACCTCCGATACGAGCCCCGCTCGATCACGTTCGTCGTGCTCTCGGGACTCATCACGGCGCTCGTGTTGACGATCGCGGCCTCGTACTCGATCACCTGATCATGAATGCGGTCTGGGGACTCGTGATGCTCGTGGTGCTCCCGCTGTTGCAGCTCCCGCTCATCGTCTATCTCTCGCGCCGTGTCGAGACCGACGAGGAGTCCCCGCCCCCGGCAGGCTGGGGTGACGGCGTGTACCCACCCGATCCGAACGTCTCACAACAGGTCGGCCAGGAGTCGGCTGATGCTTCGACGCCGGATCGGTCCTCACCGTCGACGCCACCCCTACTGTCCGCATCGCCCGCGCCGTCCACACTACCCGAATCAGCCGCATCGTCAACCCCGTCGACGATCGTCTGCCGTCGCTGTGACGCCGACAACGATCCCGAATTCACGTACTGTCACGACTGCGTGGCGAGGCTGTGATGGAGCGATCCGCTCTCGGGTACGCAGTGTTGTTCTCGGTCCCGGTCGGCGTCGGCGTGTCGATGGGCGTGCTCAGGATGGCGGGCGGCGGACTCACGAACCCGGTCGTCGCGGGTGCGGGCGTGGTGGCGGCGCTCGTCCTCTTCGCGTTCGTCGTCGCGATGCTTGCAACCGGCTCGCCCGACGAGGAGCGATCATCCGCGCGATGAGTCTCTGATCGAGAGCCATCCGCGGAGCCGGTTGGTTTATGATAGCACGGAACGTCCATCGATCATGCGACGCGAGCCGCTCCTCTTCGGGCTGACCGTTCTCGGGGTCGTCGTGGGGTTGGCCATCCTGCTGGCCGCGGAAGCAGTCGGGGCTGGCGAGACGATGATCGTCCTCGGTGGCGTGATCGCACTCGCCGCCGTCGGCGGACTGACCGGCCTCATCGGGGCGCTCGACGGCTGAACGCCGAATAGGCTTCCTTGGCCCCGCTGGTCAGCTCTGTAGCCCGAGAACGATCATGTACGCGAGCACGTACCCGGCGTACAGCAGGCTGAGCGCACCGACGACCTTGAGATGGAAGACGAACAGGTCGTCGGCCTCGTCGTCGACGGCGGTCTCGTAGGCCGCGCGCTCGTCGTCGGTCCAGGCCTCGCGGTGAGTATCACCGACGTGGAGCGTACACGCCTGCTCGGTCCGGAACGGTTGTGAGCAGTACGGACACCGCGCCGCGGGCGTCTCCGCCTCCGGGATCGCGGTGTCGGGAATGCGTTCGCTGTCGGTTGCTGCTGAACTGTCGGGGGCGAGTGATTCGGTCATAGGTAGGGTGGTGGTGTGTACGGCTGGCCGACGATCCACATGCTGAGAACGGTGTAGAAAACCATCACGAGGACGAAGGGGTACTGGCTCCGGATCGGCGCGAGCCGTCCGGGGAAGAGCGCAAACGAGCGCGCGTGGGCCACCCAGACCGCGAGCATGTGGCCCGCGAGCACGAACACGAGCTGGAGCGTGCCGAACCACGCCGGTAGGACGAGGGTCTGGATGGCCGCCGGCGGGGCGAGGGGCTGGGTCGCGACCGCGATCAAGGCGGGTGAGAGGCTGAGGAAGTATCCCAGAAAATGTGCGAGATGGTAGCCGGCGGCGATCGGGACTAGGGCGGGCGCGAACCAGTCCCGGAGGTAGCGGGCGGTGACGTACGTGTCCGCCGTCCGGCGCGACCAGCGTGCGGCGACCCGATAGACGTACAGGAAACAGCCGAAGCCCGCGATCGCGGCCCCGAGATAAACCACGGAGGGTGGTACTCCCCACCCGACGAGCGCACGAACGGCCCTCGCCCACGCTGGCGTCGCGACGAGTCCATCGTAGGTGGTGACCCAGAGCAGCGCGACCACGAACGCGGTTTCGTCCGCCCCAGTCGGCCGCTCCTCGGAAAGCGCCCCACCGGGAAGCACGAAATCGAACCCCTTTCGTGTCCGCTGGAGCGGTGCGACCCGGCCGTACCACCGGAAGACACGCGCGATCGGGTCGACGACGCCGAACCACGTCTCGCTCCCATAGACGACCGCACCGGCGACCGTCACGACCGAGTAGGCCACGATCACTCCAACGAGAGTTCGTGGCTGCTGGGCGAGCGGGCTGACGACTTCGAGCCAGACCAGCCCGACCAATCCGACGACGCTCGGCCACGCGCCGAGGCGGTCGGGATAGCGCTGGATCGGCTGGCTCCCCCGGAGTCGGGAGCCGAGCGCGGCGAGCGTCCGCCACGGGTTCACCGCTGGCCACGTGTTCCCGACGAGATAGGTGGTCATCGAGTAGCCCGCCCACCAGCCGGCCCAGACCGCCACGATGGCAAGGTTCGCCGCTGCCACCTGCGGACCGATCCACCCGACCGCCACGATCGCGGCGAGCAAGCCGACGCCCAACCATCGGCAACCCCGGACGGCGATGGTTCGGATCGTCGCTCGGGTCGGGAGTTCGGCACGCCAGTCGGTGACGTCACGGATGAACGCGTGGTCGGTCACGAGGCTCGTGAGCAGGAAGGAGGCCCCGATGACGCCGCCGCCGGTCGTCACGACCAGCCACGACGGGACGGCGACGGGTTTGAACGTCCCGCTCAGCCCGCCCGCGTGGGCCGTTGCCTCGCCGGTGAGCACCAGTGTAACGACGACTGCGATGACACCTCGAGCGACGGCTCGTGACCGTCTCATCCGGTCTCGCCGATGTTGGTGGGTGGTTCGTTCCGCATGGCGGTCAGGCCACGACGAGTCGCACGACGATCGCGACGATCAGGAGCATGCCGAGCACCCACAATCCTGTGCCCGTCGCCTGCGCGCTCTCGATCCCGCGGTAGCGTGCGGAGTGATAGACGCCCCAGAAGAGATACCCGCCCATCACCGCCGCCGCCACGATCACGAGCGCCACGCCCGCGACCTGGCTGACCGCCGACGGGATCGCGCCGGTGACGAACGCGAGCGCACCGCCGCCGATCCCGAGAACCAGCACGAGGAAGGCGACGGTCCACCCCAGCGGGCTTCGCGCCGCTGCGGCGAGCGTCGTGGCTGGACTCGTCCCGCCGGTTCTGACGTCCCCGGGAGTCGCGGCGGCGGCCCGCCACTCCCGACTGCGTGCGACCGCAACGACGAGCGCGACGACGACGAGGCCAGTCAGTACGGTGCTGGCGACGTAGGTGAGTGGTGCCATGTGAGGCCGGTGCGATACCGTGGTCTTCGTTGGCACTCCACTTCATTCTTCGGTCGAACCACGAGTCACAGACCGACTCGACGACTCGTAGCGTTCGATCCCGACGATCGAACGACTGTTCGGCTCCGTCTCGGTCGAAAATCAGCGTCGCGACGTAACTGAGCTGCTCAGTCTCCGCCGTTTTTCAGCTGTTCGACCCAGTCGGGCTGTTCGACCGTGGTCGAGCCGACGTTCGAGAACTCCAGGGTTTCGACGACGGTCGTCGGCTCACCGGCGCTGAACGCGTCGGTCGTGCGCTCGGTCTGGAGCCGGTGGACGACGCCGGTCTCGGGGTTGACCACGAGCGTCGAACTGAACTCGGTGATCTCCTCGCCCTGATACAGGGGCCCTGTTTCGACACTGTCCGAGCCGTTGGCGACGTACACCGCGAGCTGCTGGCCGTCGTTCGTGACGGTCCCGCTGCGTTCGTAGTCGACCGCACGGACCGTTTCGAGAACGGTGCGGCCAGCGGTGAGACTCTCGGCCAGCGGCCGGCCGAGCTCGTCGGTTTCGTACTCCGGCTCGTCGAACGCGTCGAGAACGTTCTTCTTGTACGCCGTCGCACCTTCGGCGTAGGTGTACCGGGTTGCCTCCTCGGTCGGTTGGGAGACCTGGTAGGCGGAGTTCGCGTCGAGGTCAACGCGGGCTCCACTGGTGTCGGTTCCCGAATCCTCGCCGGCTCCGCGAATCGTCGAGCTGCTGTTGACGGTGAACGTCCCCGCCGCTTCGAGCCCACTCTGGTGGGTGCTCGCGATCGAACCAGCCTCCAGCGGCGGTTCGGCTCCGATCGCCGGCTCCGGCGTTGCGGTGGGAGTCGGCGTGGGTGTCGCCGTCGGAGTGGGCGTCGGTGTTGCCGTTGGGGTCGCTGTCGGTGTGGGTGTCGCCGTCTGCGTCGGCGTTGGCGTGGACGTCGCCGTCTGCGTTGGCGTCGGCGTGGACGTCGCCGTCTGCGTCGGCGTCGCCGTCTGCGTTGCCGTCGGCGTGGACGTCGCCGTTTGCGTCGCGGTGGCTGTCGGCGTAGAAGTCGTCGTCGGCGTTGCCGAACTAGTCGGGGTTGTGGTCGCGGTAGCGGTTCCGTTGTCGATGGTCGTTCCGTTCGTGGCTGCGGAGGTCTCGGTCGAATCCGCCCCGTTGCCCGCCAGCGAGCTACAGCCGGCGAGTAACACGAGCATAGCGACCGCGACCACGAGTACCGTCCGTCGCGTCATTGCTTACTCGCCCCACCCCACGCATAAATATTATTCTGCCGGTTCGCGAAGAGGTTCCGTTCGATCGAAGCTTCCTGTTCACACGGCTCTCGGTCCATATACTGCGGCCGAGCGGGAGGCTCGAACGCGTTTCTCCGGTGTGCGGCTTTCAATACGCTTTTGAGGGACGACCGGCTTCGCTTCGTATATGGCAGACTTCACCGTCGTCGTGGCCGACCCCGAGGAGGGGGCGGCCCACCAGCGTGCGGTCGAGGGACAGGACGCAAACCGCTTCATCGGCCGTTCCATCGGCGAGGAGATCGATGGCTCCGCGGTGGGCCTCGACGGCTACACCGTTACGATCACCGGCGGCTCCGACACCGCCGGCCGACCGATGCGCGAGGACGTCGCGGGCCCGGCGCTCACGTCGATTCTCGTCGACGGCGGCACCGGATACAAGCCGACACGCGAGGGCGAACGCAAGCGGATCACCGTCCGCGGGCGCGAGATCGGCGAGGAGACGCGTCAGATCAACGCGAGCATCGCCGACCGCGGGGATCAGTCGGTCGCGGAGCTGTTCGGAGACGGCGACGCCGACGCCGATGCCGACGCGGACGACGCGAGCGACGACGACGAGTAGCCGTGCCCGAGCGGATCCCGCACGACCACCTCTCGGTCGAAACGGTGCGGGCGACGCTCGCGCGTCGCGGCCGGAGCTCCCGGCCACGGCTCGCGCTCCCCGACGACGCCGACCGCTTCCCGACCGGAACGACGCGCCTCGTGCTTGACGGGGAGACCTACCACACCCAAATCGAGAGCGCGCTTGACGGCGATCGCGAGATCACCGGCGCGTACGACAACGCCCGGCTCGCGCGCGAACGCGACGGCACCGACCGGCTCGACGAGTGGCGGCAGTCTTCGGGAATCGATCTCGGCCGGAGCGTCGCGGTCGACGTCGTGGAATCCGGATTCCTGTACGGCGTCCGTGAACCCGGCGAGAGCACGGTTTACGAGGCGACCGAACCGCCCGACGAGGGACTCGCCGCGATCGCGCAGGACCTCGACGGCGACCGCGACGGCTGACGCCGACGGTCCGCTGTCTCGGCTGTCCCAGCCGTCCCGATACCCGCCCGCTTTTGCCGTCAGCCCCGATACCGCCCGCATGGACTCCGCACGCACGCAGTTTCTCGCCGGCGATCGCCCCGACGACGTTCTGTTGTTCATCGCGGAATCGGCGGTTTCGGACCTCGGCACGCTCGCCCAGCACGGCGAGCAGGTCGAACGCGGTGTCGTCCTGATTCTGGAGGCGGAGCGCGGTCGGAGCGCGTTCGAGGGCGCGACCGGCGTCGATCCGATGACGCTCGCGAGCTCGGCGATGGGTTCCGAGGGCGACCTCGATCTCGACGCGTTCGAGGGCGAGTGTCCCGAAGCGGACGCGAACGGTGAGGGCGGCGCGGACGAAGCGGACGACGCCGAGACCACGACAGAGGAGCACGCCCCCCGATTCGTCTTCGGGTTCGCCGAGGAGCGAAACGAGGAGGCCGGCGGGATCTACGCCGAGGGTGACGTGATCCACGCGTACGCGGTCTGTGAGTGTGGAACGGCGTACTCCGATCGGTGGGTGGCGGGCGAGTGATGGCTGGTGTTGATCCCTTGTCGTGAGCGACGAGTCGTCGGCCACCGACGCCGCCATCCACGGAATGGTCGCTTCCCTCCGTCCGGAGTGGACGGTCGATTCGATCCGTCGCAGCGAGCACGGTACCGATCTCGTGGCCGTTCTCGACGTTTCGACATCCAGTGGACGGTCCGACGTGGTTCTGAAGGCGACGACCGCTGATTTCGTTGCACCCGCGATCGCTCGGTCGGAACCACGACTGCTCGATCTCGTCGGCCGCGAGACCGCGATTCCCGTCCCGCAGGTGTTCGGGTTTGCCGACTCCCATCCCGAGTATCCGGCTCCGTTCTATCTGCTGGAGAACGTTCCCGGCGAGAACTACGAGGGGTGTCCCGCCGATCTCGACGACGATGCCCGGGAACACGTCGTCGTCGAGGCTGGGCGGAACCTCGCCAGACTCCACGATCTCGGACCGCTGCCCCAGGTCGGACGGGTCGGCGTCAACGAGGGCGAACTTACTGTACTCGACGGCGAACACGGTCCCGTCGAGGATTTCAACGGGTGGTTTCAGGCTGATATCGAGGCGGGACTCGACGCGCTCGCGGACGGAACGTACTACCCCGATCTCGCGCTGGAACCGGAGCGGTTCGTCGACCTCGTTCCCGCGCTCCGCGAGGAACTCGGCGCGCGTCTCGCCGCGCTCCCGGAGCCGGCACCACCGCGGTACTGCCACTGGGACTACGGTACGGCAACTGCCTCGTCGATCCGGACACAGGCGCGACGCGAGCCGTCCTCGACTGGGCGAACCTGCTCGCCGCGGAGCCGGCGTACAACCTCGCGAAAACCGAATCGCACCTGCTCGACCCTGGGGCCGGCGACACCGCAGAGTGGGCTGCGGCGCTCAGCGATTCGTTCCGTGATGCGTACGCGACCGAACGGGACGACTGGGCGTTCACGGCCGCGATCGAGGAACGCATCGAGACGTACCGTCTCAAATGTCGCGTGGACGCGATGGCGTGTCTCCCGCTGTGGCTGCAAGACTGCACGCCAGCGGAGCGAGACGAACGAGAGCGCCAGCATCGCGCGTTCGTCGCGACGTTTCTGTAGTTACAGACCACGACTTCGTTTTCTGCCCCCGACAGACAGTGCACATTCCGAAACCGACTTGTTCCGACGGAAAATCTCGCTCGCATGGAAAATGAGTCTCCAGCGGCGGTGGTGACAGCGTTCCTCAAGCGGTTCAGTAACGGCGAATTCGATGAAGCAAACGACTTGATCCACTCCGAAGGGCCGCTGGAGGGTGCTGGCGACGTCGCGATGATCTTGTCGGCGGCCATGACCAATTTCCTCGCTACCGTCATCTTGAGGACGGTTCCCACAGAAGTCACTGAAGTCACGGTTGTCGAGGAAGGCCCGACCACAGCGAGCATCGAAGCGAGCCTTGACGTCGCCACCGTGGTCGAGATCGATGCGCTCGTCGAGCTACGACCCAGCGACTACGACGGGAGTGATCTCGGGGATGGGAGACGCAACGGTTGGTGCGTCTGGAACGTCGATGTCAGGTTGTGAGACTCGAACTACCGCCCCTCGCTCCCGCGTGCGCCCCCGTCGTCCGCTTCACTATCGAGTCGCTCGAACGCCCCGAGAATCACTTGCTTCGTGGTCGCGCCGCGGGTCGTCCAGTGGTGAGCGTAATCTAGCATGTCATCGTAGATGTCGGGCTTGCAGCCCGCAGCCTTCGGGTGGCCGCCGCCGTTGACCTGGCCCGCGACCTCGTGACACCGCTCGAAGTGCTCCGTCCCGCGGATGCTCGCTGACCCCGAGGGTTTGACCACCACGGCGGCGTCGGTGCCCGCTTCACGGAGTGCTTCCGCGACCTCGTTCTGCGAACACCGGCCGTACGTCACGCCGACGGTCCACGGCCCGATCTCGTGGGTTTCGGCCCGCTCGACCGCGCGCTCGATCAGCGCTTCCTTCTCGACGCGCTGTTCGGCGAGGTACTCCTCGACCTCGCTGGGGAGATCGGGGCCGTGCTCGCGGACGATCTCGACGTACTCCTCGGGATCGCTCCAGTACGCGAAGTCCGCGAGATCGTCGCTTCGCGGGTCCTCCCGCAGCCAGAGGTCGTGATCGCGGGTCACGGCGGCGAGCTCGGCGTACTCGGGGGAAAAATCGTGATCGAGCGCGGCCAGCGTGACGTCGGCCGAGCACTCCTCGTCCGAGTCGCCGACGACGAGTTCGGCCCCTGCTGCACGGACCCGTTCGGCGGTCTCGTCGGTCCACTGGTGGTGGTCGAACCACTGCACGCTCACAGCCCGCTCGACGAGCCGCTCGAACTGGCCGGCGATGTAGCGGTACTCGTCGGGACAGAGATCACAGACGAACACCCGCGCGCCGGGCTCGACGTGATCCGCCACCCGATCGAGGGTATCACTCAGATCGTGAGGACTCGTC carries:
- a CDS encoding MBL fold metallo-hydrolase yields the protein MDLRFLGGAREVGRSAVLVNDSLLLDYGMRSGTPPGFPVGSVDPEAVVVSHGHLDHAGVVPGLLSGDSRPSIHWTPPTGELARTLARDTLKLHGGSYRCPFTETDLKRVSEVATTHSYRESFTAAGHAVTFFDAGHIPGSAHVLVDDGDTSLLYTGDFHTGTSQNDGSVGDRTNEIEASVGGQRLVPPTTARPDADVVLCESTYSDVEHEDRAAVEERFVESVRTTLWEGGTVVIPAFAIGRTQELLLVCSEYDIPCYVDGMGQGVTEMLRQYPEFVRDADALQRATSHARFVTGRDGQRKRIAEQSTAIVTTSGMLSGGPAMTYIPAISGHPVNKIALTGYQVEGTPGRDLLDTGSAEIDGRRMPVSAQVEQYDFSAHADRDGLFDYLDSYRDSQVLVNHGDRCEAFAAELQDEGIDAAAPDLGDTIEI
- the coxB gene encoding cytochrome c oxidase subunit II, yielding MYPMVPLTALVMPLQSGLVPDGGRDEIFQTIFVWFLILGTIVGVVVIGYMLYNAYKFRDRGERDDDDGIDRPELGELPEGGGGGRKLALSLLLSAAIVISLITWTYFALVDVETRATQTDDSLNVQVEGFQFGWEFIYPNGNTSETLRVPANTTVQLTVTSRDVFHNFGIPAFKMKTDALPGQTTDTWFQPNETGTYQAQCFELCGAGHSAMNANVSVMEPDAYEQWYENTTPANTTGNATTNATTDNATATNATTGNATTANNATAATNGTTAA
- a CDS encoding cbb3-type cytochrome c oxidase subunit I; amino-acid sequence: MTDRSEPTPDGGYAGAGEELPATTDDGDHATTESHGLPPYGSVKRWLVTTNHKDVGILYTVTALFFLVFGGVLALLMRVQLFSPGSGVLSPMGYNQTVSTHGLIMVFWFLSPFAFGFANYVVPLQIGAKDLAFPRLNALSYWLYLFSGLLLGVSFFQGGTFAGGWTMYAPLNIPTYTPSIGASTAILALLLFVVSVTVSSVNFLTTMHRMRAEGLTLRRLPLFTWTILLTVWMMLFAFAALLAALVILSTDRLVGTTYFAASSPGGSILWTHLFWFFGHPEVYIVFFPALGVMAETFQTFTGRRIVGRKWFIAAMVLVALQSFVVWMHHMFLTSINLQIKTLFMATTIGISLPFDLMVFSLIYTTIKGKVRFATPFLFTFGALILFIVGGITGVFLGAVVLDYQFRGTYWVVAHFHYVMVGGVTALIGGLYYWFPKMTGKMYDEFLGKVHFVLYFVGFNLLYFPMFVAWETPRRVFEYPEALTIWHQLATVGGFILGASFLVMFYNLTKSLVDGEAATGNPWAYSTTAEWAIPSPPPLENFPGVPSYRSGSLDFLGGSPEVADGGEVTDGGTLTTRDDHAHEAHAGEPESHASIWPFAIGVGAFFVFLGLSGFQEGTLAPGFAGGMYLTFALVGTAIGAVSLVALGRERFHAPTGPFGESWPFEAVENTKLGVWIFLASDIVLFGAFIGSYVFVRISAGWTGWELVPGDPIPGLMNTYLLLTSSFTVILALVAAEKRNRWGVVASLTTTILLGIGFLVNKGLEWNHLFHEGIAISSNVRTSTFFLTTGLHAAHVIIGLLIAVYMLVRAWRGAYLDDERPLEYFGLYWHFVDIVWLFLFPLFYIL
- a CDS encoding cytochrome C oxidase subunit IV family protein; its protein translation is MPSTRLYAGIYVVLFVFATAQVAFEFVGLLESAYWIAFGGIIVLSLIKALFVAGYYQHLRYEPRSITFVVLSGLITALVLTIAASYSIT
- a CDS encoding DUF7577 domain-containing protein; the encoded protein is MNAVWGLVMLVVLPLLQLPLIVYLSRRVETDEESPPPAGWGDGVYPPDPNVSQQVGQESADASTPDRSSPSTPPLLSASPAPSTLPESAASSTPSTIVCRRCDADNDPEFTYCHDCVARL
- a CDS encoding DUF7410 domain-containing protein — translated: MTESLAPDSSAATDSERIPDTAIPEAETPAARCPYCSQPFRTEQACTLHVGDTHREAWTDDERAAYETAVDDEADDLFVFHLKVVGALSLLYAGYVLAYMIVLGLQS
- a CDS encoding DUF7537 family lipoprotein: MTRRTVLVVAVAMLVLLAGCSSLAGNGADSTETSAATNGTTIDNGTATATTTPTSSATPTTTSTPTATATQTATSTPTATQTATPTQTATSTPTPTQTATSTPTPTQTATPTPTATPTATPTPTPTATPTPTPTATPEPAIGAEPPLEAGSIASTHQSGLEAAGTFTVNSSSTIRGAGEDSGTDTSGARVDLDANSAYQVSQPTEEATRYTYAEGATAYKKNVLDAFDEPEYETDELGRPLAESLTAGRTVLETVRAVDYERSGTVTNDGQQLAVYVANGSDSVETGPLYQGEEITEFSSTLVVNPETGVVHRLQTERTTDAFSAGEPTTVVETLEFSNVGSTTVEQPDWVEQLKNGGD